The Streptomyces camelliae genome window below encodes:
- a CDS encoding MFS transporter, which translates to MRQAASGLPRPFRWLWTSTLISRLGSFVAPFLVLYLTAERGYSASFAGMVAALFGAGGAAASLVGGMLTDRVGRRAALLTT; encoded by the coding sequence ATGAGACAGGCCGCTTCCGGGCTGCCGCGCCCCTTTCGGTGGCTGTGGACGAGCACTCTGATCAGTCGCCTCGGCTCCTTCGTCGCCCCTTTCCTGGTCCTGTATCTAACGGCGGAACGCGGCTACTCGGCGAGCTTCGCGGGAATGGTAGCGGCGCTCTTCGGCGCCGGTGGCGCGGCGGCTTCGCTGGTGGGCGGAATGCTGACCGACCGGGTGGGGCGGCGTGCCGCGCTGCTGACCACGTAG
- a CDS encoding nucleotidyltransferase family protein, with amino-acid sequence MLGRLPLSEQLDGLRSVLSQNEILTDVMTRAATLELPGWYVTAGCLFQTVWNVATGRPPANGIKDYDVFYFDDSELSWEAEDAVIKAGQEVFADLPAEVEIRNEARVHLWYERKFGVPCPPHESTEAAIDCFAATTCCLGVRLEPDGEWRVYAPHGLSDVFNLLVRPNPVLAPREVYETKAARWKNEWPELTVLPWPN; translated from the coding sequence ATGCTTGGCCGACTTCCTCTCAGTGAGCAACTCGACGGCTTGCGATCCGTGCTTTCCCAGAACGAGATCTTGACTGACGTGATGACCAGGGCGGCAACACTGGAGTTGCCCGGCTGGTACGTGACGGCGGGCTGCCTGTTCCAGACGGTGTGGAACGTGGCCACCGGCAGGCCCCCGGCCAACGGCATCAAGGACTACGACGTCTTCTACTTCGACGACAGCGAACTCTCCTGGGAAGCGGAGGATGCCGTGATCAAGGCGGGTCAGGAAGTGTTCGCTGACCTGCCGGCCGAGGTGGAGATCCGCAACGAAGCCCGCGTGCATCTTTGGTATGAGCGGAAGTTCGGGGTGCCCTGTCCGCCGCACGAGTCCACCGAGGCCGCGATCGACTGCTTCGCTGCGACGACGTGCTGTCTGGGTGTCCGGCTGGAACCCGATGGAGAATGGCGTGTCTATGCGCCTCATGGGCTCTCCGACGTGTTCAACCTTCTCGTTCGACCCAACCCGGTCCTTGCCCCGCGGGAGGTCTATGAGACCAAGGCGGCCCGATGGAAGAATGAGTGGCCAGAGCTCACAGTCCTGCCATGGCCAAACTGA
- a CDS encoding TetR/AcrR family transcriptional regulator, translating into MPDIKHFDPDATLDTVVRLFWQRGVATTGVQDIVTATGLNRSSLYATFGGKQELYLAALRRYLEQRSQPMFRRLTEDERGLPAIAEFFDGLIKARCSGEYARWGCMVSNAHAGAENSDPGVRAILDRHHQELRDAMYAALVTAEAEGQLAAGADPGAAADLLALLAYGVNLRSRAGADAEALHRTVSAALESIGRPAAA; encoded by the coding sequence ATGCCGGACATCAAGCACTTCGACCCGGACGCGACCCTGGACACTGTGGTGCGGCTGTTCTGGCAGCGGGGTGTGGCCACCACTGGCGTCCAGGACATTGTGACCGCGACCGGCCTCAACCGGTCCAGCTTGTATGCCACCTTCGGCGGCAAGCAGGAGCTCTACCTTGCCGCGCTGCGCCGCTACCTCGAACAGCGGTCCCAGCCGATGTTCCGCCGGCTCACGGAGGACGAACGCGGGCTGCCCGCCATCGCCGAGTTCTTCGACGGCCTGATCAAAGCAAGGTGTTCGGGCGAGTACGCCCGCTGGGGCTGCATGGTCTCCAACGCGCACGCCGGAGCGGAGAACAGCGATCCCGGCGTCCGCGCCATCCTCGACCGGCACCATCAGGAGCTGCGGGACGCGATGTACGCGGCGCTCGTCACGGCCGAGGCCGAGGGGCAGCTGGCCGCCGGGGCCGACCCGGGGGCGGCAGCCGACCTGCTGGCCTTGCTCGCCTATGGCGTGAACCTGCGCTCGCGCGCAGGCGCCGATGCCGAGGCACTGCACAGGACGGTGTCCGCGGCGCTGGAATCAATCGGCCGACCGGCCGCCGCCTGA
- a CDS encoding DUF4259 domain-containing protein, translated as MITTHRREEIIMGTWDVGPFENDMAADFACTLDETAQDKREDLVRSTLTRTIQTQDYLESPEGAETVAAAALIAAQCPRGEPIKTSYGPNEALPTFSEDLRPLAVDALDRVVAEDSELAELWDETPDGPQWRRSIRRLRAVLAPPSGLQGDALFDL; from the coding sequence ATGATCACCACACATCGACGTGAGGAGATCATCATGGGCACTTGGGATGTCGGCCCCTTCGAGAACGACATGGCCGCGGACTTCGCTTGCACCCTGGACGAGACGGCCCAGGACAAGCGTGAGGACCTCGTGCGTTCGACGCTCACCCGCACCATCCAGACTCAGGACTACCTCGAAAGCCCCGAAGGCGCAGAGACTGTCGCAGCCGCTGCCCTCATTGCGGCGCAATGCCCGCGCGGGGAACCGATCAAAACAAGCTACGGGCCCAACGAAGCCCTTCCGACCTTCTCCGAAGATCTTCGGCCGCTTGCGGTCGACGCACTCGACCGAGTGGTCGCCGAGGATTCCGAACTCGCCGAACTCTGGGACGAGACACCCGATGGCCCACAGTGGCGGCGGAGCATCAGACGCCTTCGCGCCGTCCTTGCACCCCCGTCTGGTCTTCAGGGAGACGCACTGTTCGATCTCTGA
- a CDS encoding transposase family protein: MAVVLALTACAVPAGATLLLAVGEWIADAPAHVLEQVGARPDPLLPRRVLPAETTVRRLRARIDGDALDQAVGRWLADRRPKATGTARLRGLAVDGKSLRGAAKAKGRKIHLLAALEHTTGLVLAKLDVGGKANETGTGSYRLAGTRARAEAPAKTG; the protein is encoded by the coding sequence GTGGCCGTCGTCCTGGCACTCACCGCGTGCGCGGTGCCGGCCGGTGCGACCTTGCTGCTGGCGGTCGGCGAGTGGATCGCCGACGCTCCGGCGCATGTGCTGGAACAAGTCGGCGCCCGCCCCGATCCGCTGCTGCCCAGGCGGGTCCTGCCCGCCGAGACAACAGTCCGTCGGCTGCGGGCCCGTATCGACGGCGACGCACTGGACCAGGCGGTCGGACGCTGGCTCGCGGACCGCAGACCGAAGGCGACCGGGACCGCCAGGCTCCGCGGCCTGGCCGTGGACGGCAAGAGCTTGCGCGGCGCGGCGAAGGCGAAGGGCCGGAAGATCCACCTGCTCGCCGCGCTGGAACACACCACCGGCCTGGTCCTCGCCAAGCTGGACGTCGGCGGGAAGGCGAACGAGACCGGCACCGGCTCCTACCGCCTGGCCGGCACCCGGGCGCGGGCCGAAGCCCCCGCCAAGACCGGCTGA
- the dnaE gene encoding DNA polymerase III subunit alpha, whose protein sequence is MSRSFVHLHNHTEYSMLDGAQKLKPMFAEVAKQGMPAVAMSDHGNMFGAYEFHQVAKGFDGVKPIIGIEAYVAPSSRRNRKQEFWGPGGQRAMSDDGEGSKDVSGGGRFTHMTMWATGAQGLRNLFYLSTEASYTGQFPAGKPRMDMELISEHAEGIIATTGCPSGAIQTRLRLNQYDEARGVAAAYQDIFGKENYFLELMDHGLSIEREVRDGLLRLAKELDIPVLATNDAHYVHEDQADAHDNLLCIGVGKNKADEKRFRFQGSGYYLKTAEEMRSLFAELPEACENTLLIAERIGSYDEVFDYVDEMPQFPDVPEGETQESWLRKEVRKGLAMRYGDPIPAEVLERFETEMSVIGPMGFSSYFLVVADICKYARDNGVPVGPGRGSATGSIVAYATRITELCPLEHGLLFERFLNPERINPPDVDLDFDDRQRDKMVRYVTEKYGDAYTAMVNTFGKIKAKNAIKDSSRILGYPFSHGERITKALPPDIMGKSIPLSGIFDPEHPRYGEAGEIRQMYENEPDVKKVMDTAKGVEGLTRGTGVHAAAVILSKTKLTDRIPLHMRASDGVKITGFDYPSCEAMGLIKMDFLGLRNLGVIDHALQNIRENRGVKLATVDPMNGDKDTVVIPLDDRKTFELLGRGDTFGVFQLDGGGMRALLKLMEPSRFEDIAAALALYRPGPMAANAHTNYALRQNGKQDPDPIHPELKDVLDPILGSTHHLLIFQEQIMAIARTLAGYTLGGADMLRRAMGKKKPEVLAAEWKNFHAGMTGNGYSEEATKAIWDVMLPFSGYAFNKSHTAGYGLVSYWTAYLKANYPAEYMAALLTSVGDDKDKAGVYLADARKLGVTVLAPDVNESLAEFAAVGDDVRFGLLSVRNVGENVIESITMARKSKGKFTSFQDFLDKVDLPALNKRAIDSLIKAGAFDSLGHTRKGLATVHEMAVDAVVPLKKAAAYGQDDLFAGLGGADGGGDAGLGLDMKIGEEEWPRKQLLSIEREMLGLYVSAHPLDGTENILAANRDTTIVDLLSSGRTEGIVRLSGLITGVQLKITKQGNNWAIVNLADRDGTIEVLFFPATYQLVAGALVEDSVVSVQGRINDRDGSISIFGQELQVLDVTSAERTGAAPVVLTLPYHRINEPALKELSRIVGAHPGENPVHLFVRGVQKTIVYRLQATVNATTIASDIKGSFGPDAWQGVA, encoded by the coding sequence GTGTCCCGGTCCTTTGTTCACCTGCACAACCACACCGAGTACTCGATGCTCGACGGCGCTCAGAAGCTCAAGCCGATGTTCGCCGAGGTCGCGAAGCAAGGCATGCCGGCCGTCGCGATGAGTGACCACGGCAATATGTTCGGTGCGTACGAGTTCCACCAGGTGGCCAAGGGCTTCGACGGCGTGAAGCCGATCATCGGGATCGAGGCGTATGTCGCTCCTTCGTCGCGGCGTAACCGGAAGCAGGAGTTCTGGGGGCCGGGCGGGCAGCGCGCCATGTCGGACGACGGTGAGGGCTCGAAGGATGTCTCCGGCGGTGGCCGCTTCACCCATATGACGATGTGGGCGACCGGCGCGCAGGGTCTGCGCAACCTCTTCTACCTCTCGACGGAGGCCAGCTACACCGGCCAGTTCCCGGCGGGCAAGCCCCGTATGGACATGGAGCTGATCAGTGAGCACGCGGAGGGCATCATCGCGACGACCGGGTGCCCGTCCGGCGCGATTCAGACCCGGCTGCGGCTGAACCAGTACGACGAGGCCCGCGGGGTCGCCGCTGCCTACCAGGACATCTTCGGCAAGGAGAACTACTTCCTGGAGCTGATGGACCACGGGCTGTCCATCGAGCGGGAGGTCCGGGACGGGCTGCTGCGGCTCGCCAAGGAGCTGGACATCCCGGTGCTGGCCACGAACGACGCGCACTACGTCCACGAGGACCAGGCCGACGCGCACGACAACCTGCTGTGCATCGGTGTCGGCAAGAACAAGGCCGACGAGAAGCGGTTCCGGTTCCAGGGCAGCGGCTACTACCTGAAGACCGCCGAGGAGATGCGGTCTCTGTTCGCCGAGTTGCCGGAGGCGTGTGAGAACACGTTGCTGATCGCCGAGCGGATCGGTTCGTATGACGAGGTCTTCGACTACGTCGACGAGATGCCCCAGTTCCCTGATGTGCCTGAGGGGGAGACGCAGGAGTCCTGGCTGCGCAAGGAGGTGCGCAAGGGGCTCGCCATGCGTTACGGCGATCCGATCCCCGCGGAAGTGCTGGAGCGCTTCGAGACCGAGATGTCGGTCATCGGCCCCATGGGGTTCTCCTCGTACTTCCTCGTGGTCGCCGACATCTGCAAGTACGCCCGCGACAACGGTGTCCCTGTGGGACCGGGACGTGGTTCGGCCACCGGCTCGATCGTCGCGTACGCGACTCGGATCACCGAGCTGTGCCCGCTGGAGCACGGCCTGCTGTTCGAGCGGTTCCTCAACCCCGAGCGCATCAACCCGCCGGACGTCGACCTGGACTTCGACGACCGCCAGCGCGACAAGATGGTGCGCTACGTCACCGAGAAGTACGGCGACGCGTACACCGCCATGGTGAACACGTTCGGCAAGATCAAGGCCAAGAACGCGATCAAGGACTCCTCCCGGATCCTGGGCTACCCCTTCTCCCACGGTGAGCGCATCACGAAGGCGCTGCCGCCGGACATCATGGGCAAGTCGATCCCGTTGTCCGGCATCTTCGACCCGGAGCACCCGCGCTACGGCGAGGCCGGCGAGATCCGGCAGATGTACGAGAACGAGCCGGACGTGAAGAAGGTCATGGACACCGCCAAAGGTGTCGAGGGCCTGACCCGGGGCACGGGCGTCCACGCGGCCGCGGTCATTCTGTCCAAGACCAAGCTGACGGACCGCATCCCGCTGCACATGCGGGCCTCCGACGGCGTGAAGATCACCGGCTTCGACTATCCGTCGTGCGAAGCCATGGGTCTGATCAAGATGGACTTCCTGGGGCTGCGGAACCTGGGCGTCATCGACCACGCGCTGCAGAACATCAGGGAGAACCGCGGCGTCAAACTCGCCACCGTCGATCCGATGAACGGCGACAAGGACACCGTCGTCATCCCCCTGGATGACCGGAAGACCTTCGAACTGCTGGGCCGAGGCGACACCTTCGGTGTGTTCCAGCTCGACGGCGGCGGTATGCGCGCGCTCCTGAAGCTGATGGAGCCATCCCGATTCGAGGACATCGCGGCAGCCCTGGCGCTGTACCGGCCCGGCCCTATGGCGGCCAACGCGCACACCAACTACGCGCTGCGTCAGAACGGCAAGCAGGACCCCGACCCCATCCACCCGGAGCTGAAGGACGTCCTCGACCCGATCCTCGGATCCACCCACCACCTGCTCATCTTCCAGGAGCAGATCATGGCCATCGCCCGGACGCTGGCCGGGTACACCCTCGGCGGCGCCGACATGCTGCGCCGCGCGATGGGCAAGAAGAAACCCGAGGTCCTGGCCGCGGAGTGGAAGAACTTCCATGCCGGTATGACGGGCAACGGCTACTCGGAAGAAGCCACCAAGGCGATCTGGGACGTCATGCTCCCGTTCTCCGGCTACGCCTTCAACAAGTCCCACACCGCCGGCTACGGGCTCGTCTCCTACTGGACCGCCTACCTGAAGGCCAACTACCCGGCCGAGTACATGGCCGCCCTGCTCACCTCCGTCGGCGACGACAAGGACAAGGCCGGCGTCTACCTGGCCGACGCCCGCAAGCTCGGCGTCACCGTCCTTGCACCCGACGTCAACGAATCCCTGGCCGAGTTCGCGGCCGTCGGCGACGACGTCCGCTTCGGCCTGCTCTCGGTGCGCAACGTCGGCGAGAACGTGATCGAGTCGATCACCATGGCACGGAAGTCCAAGGGGAAGTTCACCTCGTTCCAGGACTTCCTCGACAAGGTCGACCTGCCCGCGTTGAACAAGCGGGCCATCGACTCGCTCATCAAGGCCGGCGCGTTCGACTCCCTTGGCCACACCCGCAAGGGTCTGGCCACTGTGCACGAGATGGCAGTCGACGCGGTCGTGCCGCTGAAGAAGGCCGCCGCGTACGGGCAGGATGACCTGTTCGCCGGTCTGGGTGGCGCAGATGGCGGCGGCGACGCCGGGCTGGGTCTCGACATGAAGATCGGTGAGGAGGAGTGGCCGCGCAAGCAGCTGCTGTCCATCGAGCGCGAGATGCTCGGCTTGTACGTCTCCGCTCATCCACTGGACGGCACCGAGAACATCCTCGCGGCCAACCGCGACACCACGATCGTCGACCTGCTGTCCTCCGGCCGCACCGAGGGCATCGTGCGCCTGTCCGGCCTGATCACCGGCGTACAGCTGAAGATCACCAAGCAGGGCAACAACTGGGCGATCGTCAACCTCGCCGACCGGGACGGCACGATCGAAGTCCTCTTCTTCCCCGCCACGTACCAGCTCGTCGCAGGCGCCCTGGTCGAAGACAGCGTGGTGTCCGTCCAGGGCCGCATCAACGACCGCGACGGATCGATCAGCATCTTCGGCCAGGAACTGCAGGTACTCGACGTCACCTCAGCAGAACGCACCGGAGCGGCACCCGTAGTGCTCACGTTGCCCTACCACCGCATCAACGAGCCCGCGCTCAAGGAACTCAGCCGGATCGTAGGGGCCCACCCCGGCGAGAACCCGGTCCACCTCTTCGTTCGCGGAGTACAGAAGACGATCGTCTACCGATTGCAGGCCACCGTGAATGCCACCACGATCGCCTCCGACATCAAGGGATCATTCGGGCCCGACGCATGGCAAGGAGTCGCGTGA
- a CDS encoding TetR/AcrR family transcriptional regulator — MPRQVDHEERREAISQAVWQVVSDSGLEGLTLRAVATAAGCTTGMVTHYFAGKKELLAHARTEMHRRMAARIDTLPAGESARDALYIVAEQALPLDDERYLEAVVWSQFLLSTRNDPALLAEHTRSHASWIDRLTALVRAASPNRLERGELETRVRSLVACLDGLALNAVTDPDAYPPDIQRRVLETQLDLILEGNRSL, encoded by the coding sequence ATGCCCCGACAGGTGGACCACGAAGAACGGCGAGAGGCGATCTCGCAAGCTGTGTGGCAGGTCGTCTCGGACAGTGGCCTGGAGGGACTGACGCTTCGCGCGGTCGCGACCGCGGCCGGCTGCACCACGGGGATGGTCACGCACTACTTCGCCGGCAAGAAGGAGCTGCTGGCCCATGCCCGCACCGAGATGCACCGTCGGATGGCGGCTCGGATCGACACCCTTCCCGCCGGCGAGAGCGCCCGCGACGCCCTGTACATCGTGGCCGAGCAGGCCCTGCCGCTGGACGACGAGCGGTACCTGGAGGCCGTCGTCTGGTCCCAGTTCCTCCTCAGCACCCGCAACGACCCCGCCCTGCTCGCCGAGCACACCCGCAGTCACGCTTCCTGGATCGACCGCCTGACCGCTCTGGTGCGGGCCGCCAGCCCGAACCGCCTGGAACGCGGGGAGCTCGAAACCCGGGTGCGCAGCCTCGTGGCGTGTCTGGACGGGCTCGCGCTGAACGCCGTGACCGACCCGGACGCCTATCCCCCCGACATCCAACGGCGCGTCCTGGAAACCCAGCTCGACCTGATCCTCGAAGGGAACCGCAGCCTGTGA
- a CDS encoding peroxiredoxin-like family protein → MTSLNAELRVFYEARQQQIPAEVRQVMQRAGQELADSGQVDRALTAGERAPGFRLPSVTGQTVALEGLIAEGPVVLTFYRGAWCPYCNIALRALQQHHTDITARDARLVAVSPQIPDESLSLAEKHSLTFDVLSDIGSDTAKQYGLAFDLPDDLAAVYEKLGFDLQRVNDGHPRTLPLPATYVIDREGVIRWAFVNSDYTKRAEPSDIIAALDALS, encoded by the coding sequence GTGACCAGCCTCAACGCTGAACTTCGCGTCTTCTACGAAGCCCGCCAACAGCAGATCCCCGCCGAAGTGCGGCAGGTCATGCAGCGGGCCGGCCAGGAACTCGCTGACTCCGGACAGGTCGACCGCGCCCTCACCGCCGGCGAACGAGCTCCCGGTTTCCGGCTGCCTTCAGTCACCGGACAGACGGTCGCGCTGGAGGGCCTGATCGCCGAAGGCCCGGTGGTGCTGACGTTCTACCGCGGCGCCTGGTGCCCGTACTGCAACATCGCCCTGCGCGCCCTCCAGCAGCACCACACCGACATCACCGCACGCGACGCCCGTCTGGTCGCCGTATCCCCGCAAATCCCCGACGAATCCCTCAGCCTCGCCGAGAAGCACAGCCTGACCTTCGACGTCCTCAGCGACATCGGCTCCGACACCGCCAAGCAGTACGGTCTGGCCTTCGACCTCCCTGACGACCTCGCCGCAGTCTACGAAAAGCTGGGCTTCGACCTCCAGCGCGTCAACGACGGCCATCCGCGCACACTGCCCCTACCCGCCACCTACGTCATCGATCGTGAGGGCGTGATCCGCTGGGCCTTCGTCAACAGCGACTACACCAAGCGCGCCGAACCGTCGGACATCATCGCCGCCCTCGACGCACTGAGCTGA
- a CDS encoding GNAT family N-acetyltransferase has product MTSPDPSITAVAADDPRILRLVRDLDADLAARYPDEPCTGGAHIHPEIRFLLAEVDGRPVGCCAVQPFPSPDTAAELKRMYVVPQARGQGIAARLLAEAEHTAATLGHPEVRLETAVHQPEAIALYTRAGYTPIPNYPPYQDKTLSRCYAKPLSLPEARPQDRQELAAFLAGQGLSPQDVLAPGTRYWLTRDAAGPAVTVGLERQGHCVLLRSVAVRPDLRGLGAARRLVERVLTEAAAWGGRSVYVFSTGAGPWWERLGFHSVPVAEAAEALSDAPQVRQYRQAGTLAEEAAWRRDLLDSGGIGASKLSPTDADPPAAGASHLAGATDR; this is encoded by the coding sequence GTGACCTCGCCCGACCCCAGCATCACCGCCGTAGCGGCCGACGACCCGAGGATCCTGCGACTGGTGCGCGACCTCGACGCCGACCTCGCGGCCCGTTATCCCGACGAGCCGTGCACCGGCGGCGCCCACATCCACCCCGAGATCCGCTTCCTGCTCGCCGAAGTTGACGGCCGGCCGGTCGGCTGCTGCGCCGTACAGCCCTTCCCGTCCCCGGACACGGCCGCCGAACTGAAGCGCATGTACGTCGTACCGCAGGCCCGCGGCCAGGGAATCGCCGCTCGTCTCCTGGCTGAGGCGGAACACACTGCCGCCACCCTCGGCCACCCGGAGGTACGTCTGGAGACGGCCGTTCACCAGCCCGAAGCCATCGCGCTGTACACGCGCGCCGGCTACACACCGATCCCCAACTATCCCCCGTACCAGGACAAGACGCTGAGCCGCTGCTACGCCAAGCCCCTGTCGCTGCCCGAGGCTCGGCCGCAGGACCGGCAGGAGCTCGCGGCCTTCCTCGCGGGCCAGGGCCTCTCGCCCCAGGACGTCCTCGCGCCCGGCACCCGGTACTGGCTCACCAGGGACGCGGCCGGCCCGGCTGTGACCGTGGGTCTGGAGCGGCAGGGTCACTGCGTGCTGCTGCGCAGCGTCGCGGTCCGTCCCGATCTTCGGGGACTCGGAGCCGCCCGGCGGCTGGTCGAGCGGGTCCTCACGGAAGCCGCCGCGTGGGGAGGACGTTCGGTGTATGTGTTCTCCACGGGCGCCGGACCCTGGTGGGAGCGGCTCGGCTTCCACTCCGTGCCGGTCGCCGAAGCCGCCGAGGCTCTGTCCGATGCGCCACAGGTCCGACAGTATCGGCAGGCCGGCACTCTGGCCGAGGAAGCCGCATGGCGCCGAGACCTCCTCGACAGCGGCGGCATCGGGGCGAGCAAGCTGTCACCCACAGACGCGGACCCCCCCGCGGCCGGTGCCTCTCACCTCGCCGGGGCCACCGACAGATGA